From Scatophagus argus isolate fScaArg1 chromosome 2, fScaArg1.pri, whole genome shotgun sequence, a single genomic window includes:
- the slit2 gene encoding slit homolog 2 protein isoform X4 has product MMGTLSPVGPGRSPVTALGLLVAVLVLVLSSGAEGQPCPTQCSCTGTTVDCHGQGLRSVPRNIPRNAERLDLNANNLTKITKADFAGLRHLRVLQLMENKITTIERGAFQDLKELERLRLNRNNLAVFPELLFLGTTKLYRLDLSENQIQGVPRKAFRGAVEIKNLQLDYNHISCIEDGAFRALRDLEVLTLNNNNISRLSVASFNHMPKLRTFRLHSNNLQCDCHVAWLSEWLRQRPRLGLYTQCMAPPHLRGHNVAEVQKREFVCTGHQSSSSSSCSVLQCPESCTCSNNIVDCRGKGLTEIPTNLPETITEIRLEQNAIKVIPAGAFSPYKKLRRIDLSNNQISELASDAFQGLRSLNSLVLYGNKITEISKGLFEGLFSLQLLLLNANKIACLRVDAFQDLHNLNLLSLYDNKLQTIAKGTFSSLRAIQTLHLAQNPFICDCHLKWLADYLQDNPIETSGARCTSPRRLANKRIGQIKSKKFRCSAREQYFIPGTEDYRSKLGGDCFADLACPEKCRCEGTTVDCSNQKLTKIPDHIPQYTAELRLNNNEFTVLEATGIFKKLPQLRKINLSNNRITDIEEGTFEGASGVNELILTSNRLENIHHRMLKGLSGLRTLMLRSNRISCVSNSSFVGLSSVRLLSLYDNQITSMNPGAFDTLHSLSTLNLLANPFNCNCHLAWLGDWLRRKRIVTGNPRCQSPYFLKEIPIQDVAVQDFACEDGNDENSCSPVLRCPAECSCLDTVVRCSNKGLTTLPKGLPKETTELYLDGNHFTQVPVELSNYKHLTLIDLSNNQISTLSNHSLSNMSELLTLILSYNRLRCIPVRAFDGLKSLRLLSLHGNDISLIPEGAFKDLSSLSHLALGANPLYCDCHMQWLSDWVKSGYKEPGIARCTGPGDMTDKLLLTTPSKKFTCTGAVDINIQAKCEPCLSNPCKNDGTCSNDPVHYYRCTCPYGFKGQNCEEPIHACISNPCQNGGTCHLKEGEGGNFWCVCPEGFEGDACEINIDDCEDNDCENNSTCVDGINNYTCMCSPEYTGELCEEKLDFCAPELNPCQHDSKCILTPQGYKCECTPGYIGEHCELDFDDCEENKCQNGGQCIDAVNGYTCVCPEGYSGLFCEFSPPMVLPRTSPCDNHECLNGAQCVVMGSDPRCQCLHGYEGERCETLVSVNFVSRESYLQLPSNLLSQETNISLQIATDEDSGVLLYKGDDDHIAMELYRGRLRVSYDTGSYPPSAIYSVETVNDGSFHAVELVASDQTLSLSIDGGPPKSINSISKQSTLNIDSPLYLGGMPERASASGGLSSLQHSSGGRNGTSFHGCLRNLYINGKLQDLGAGPGSGTAKSTTRQWLGHGVEPGCQPCQRGACVQGDCHPTGHRGFTCTCHPGWTGALCDQQVSNPCDGNKCIHGTCLPINSYSYSCRCQPGFAGVLCDEQDQDSANPCSLSRCKHGKCRVSGLGKAYCECNSGYTGEACDRASPEPPLNPSRGITQRWPAEGNGSEMSTKDSKATRRAKPRRRSPV; this is encoded by the exons TGATCTCAGCGAGAACCAGATTCAGGGAGTTCCGAGGAAAGCCTTCAGGGGAGCTGTGGAGATCAAGAACCT ccagtTGGACTACAACCACATCAGCTGTATTGAAGATGGAGCTTTCCGAGCGTTACGTGACCTGGAAGTGCT caccctcaacaacaacaacatcagccgACTGTCTGTGGCCAGTTTCAACCACATGCCGAAGCTCAGGACCTT TCGTCTGCACTCCAACAACCTGCAGTGTGATTGCCACGTGGCCTGGCTGTCAGAGTGGCTGCGACAGCGCCCCCGCCTGGGTCTTTACACCCAATGCATGGCCCCGCCGCACTTGAGGGGGCACAACGTAGCTGAGGTGCAGAAGAGGGAATTTGTCTGCACAG gTCACCAGTCGTCGTCATCTTCCTCCTGCAGTGTGTTACAGTGCCCGGAGTCCTGCACCTGCAGTAACAACATCGTAGACTGCAGAGGGAAGGGACTAACAGAAATACCCACCAACCTGCCAGAAACCATTACTGAGAT ACGACTGGAGCAGAACGCCATCAAGGTGATCCCAGCTGGAGCCTTTTCTCCATACAAGAAGCTGCGCAGGAT AGACTTGAGTAACAACCAGATATCAGAGCTAGCCTCGGACGCCTTCCAAGGTCTGCGCTCCCTCAACTCTCT GGTGCTATATGGGAACAAGATCACGGAGATTTCCAAAGGACTGTTTGAggggttgttttctctgcagctatt GTTGCTGAACGCTAATAAGATAGCGTGTCTTCGTGTAGACGCATTTCAGGACCTTCACAACCTCAATCTGCTCTCACTATATGACAACAAGCTCCAGACCATCGCCAAGGGGACCTTCTCATCACTAAGAGCCATACAGACACT tcaCTTAGCCCAAAACCCTTTTATCTGTGACTGCCATCTGAAGTGGCTGGCAGACTACCTGCAGGACAATCCTATTGAGACGAGCGGCGCCCGCTGCACCAGCCCTCGACGGCTCGCCAACAAACGAATCGGACAAATCAAGAGCAAGAAGTTCCGTTGCTCAG CTAGAGAACAGTATTTCATCCCAG GTACGGAGGATTACCGCAGTAAGCTAGGAGGGGACTGCTTCGCCGACTTGGCTTGCCCGGAGAAGTGCCGTTGTGAGGGCACCACAGTCGACTGCTCCAACCAGAAACTCACCAAAATACCAGATCACATCCCCCAGTACACAGCCGAACT GCGTCTGAACAACAATGAATTCACTGTGCTGGAGGCGACGGGGATCTTCAAAAAGTTGCCTCAGCTGAGGAAGAT TAACCTGAGCAATAACCGCATCACTGACATCGAGGAGGGGACCTTTGAAGGAGCCTCAGGGGTCAATGAGTTGATTCTGACCTCCAACAGACTGGAGAACATTCACCACCGCATGCTGAAGGGACTCAGTGGCCTCCGCACACT caTGCTAAGGAGTAACCGAATCAGCTGTGTGAGCAACAGCAGCTTCGTGGGGCTGAGCTCCGTGCGTCTCCTGTCGCTCTACGACAACCAGATCACCTCCATGAACCCCGGGGCATTCGACACGCTGCACTCCCTGTCCACGct CAACCTTCTGGCCAATCCCTTCAACTGCAACTGTCACCTGGCGTGGCTCGGTGATTGGCTGAGAAGGAAACGTATCGTCACTGGTAACCCTCGCTGCCAGAGTCCTTATTTCTTGAAGGAGATCCCCATCCAGGATGTAGCTGTCCAGGACTTTGCCTGTGAAGATG GTAACGACGAGAACAGCTGCTCACCAGTGCTGAGGTGTCCGGCTGAGTGCTCCTGTCTGGACACTGTAGTGCGCTGCAGCAACAAGGGCCTCACCACGCTGCCCAAAGGCCTGCCCAAAGAGACCACCGAGCT GTATCTGGATGGTAACCACTTCACTCAGGTTCCTGTGGAGCTCTCCAATTACAAACACTTAACTCTCAT TGATTTGAGTAACAACCAGATCAGCACGTTGTCCAACCACAGCCTCAGTAACATGTCCGAGCTGCTTACCCT AATCCTGAGCTACAACCGCCTGCGATGCATACCAGTGAGGGCGTTCGACGGGCTCAAATCTCTCCGTTTGCT GTCTCTCCATGGTAACGACATATCGCTGATACCAGAGGGAGCCTTCAAAGACCTGTCGTCGCTCTCCCACCT GGCTCTGGGTGCCAACCCTCTGTACTGTGACTGCCACATGCAGTGGCTGTCAGACTGGGTGAAGAGTGGCTACAAGGAGCCTGGCATCGCCCGCTGCACCGGGCCCGGAGACATGactgacaaactgctgctcacCACGCCTTCCAAGAAGTTCACCTGCACAG gtGCAGTTGATATCAATATCCAGGCTAAGTGTGAACCCTGCCTGTCCAACCCCTGCAAGAACGACGGTACCTGCTCCAATGACCCGGTGCACTACTACCGCTGTACCTGCCCCTATGGATTCAAG gGGCAGAACTGTGAGGAGCCCATTCATGCCTGCATCAGTAACCCCTGCCAGAACGGTGGCACTTGCCACCtgaaggaaggagaaggaggcaACTTTTG GTGTGTTTGTCCGGAGGGCTTTGAAGGCGACGCGTGTGAGATCAACATCGATGACTGTGAAGATAATGACTGCGAGAACAACTCCACGTGTGTTGATGGAATCAACAACTACACATGCATGTGTTCGCCTGAGTACACAG GGGAGCTATGTGAAGAGAAACTGGATTTCTGCGCTCCAGAGCTGAACCCATGTCAGCATGactcaaaatgcattttaactCCTCAAGGATACAA gtgtgAGTGCACTCCAGGGTACATTGGTGAGCACTGCGAGCTGGACTTTGACgactgtgaagaaaacaagtgtCAGAATGGAGGTCAGTGCATTGACGCCGTCAATGGATACACCTGCGTCTGTCCAGAGGGTTACAG cggGTTATTCTGCGAGTTCTCCCCTCCGATGGTCCTGCCTCGCACCAGCCCCTGTGACAACCACGAGTGCCTCAACGGGGCACAGTGTGTTGTAATGGGATCGGACCCCCGCTGCCAGTGTCTCCACGGCTACGAGGGCGAGCGCTGTGAGACGCTTGTCAGTGTCAACTTTGTCAGCCGCGAATCGTACCTTCAACTTCCCTCCAACCTCCTCTCACAGGAGACCAACATCAGCCTACAG ATTGCCACAGATGAGGACAGTGGCGTGTTGTTGTATAAAGGAGACGATGATCACATTGCCATGGAGCTGTACAGGGGGCGCCTCAGGGTCAGCTACGATACGGGATCTTACCCTCCGTCTGCTATATACAG TGTGGAGACAGTGAACGATGGCAGCTTCCACGCTGTGGAGTTGGTGGCGTCAGACCAGACTTTATCTCTGTCAATCGACGGCGGGCCGCCAAAATCTATCAACTCCATCAGCAAGCAGTCCACGCTAAACATAGATTCACCACTTTACCTGGGAG GTATGCCTGAACGCGCCTCAGCCTCGGGGGGTCTCTCATCCCTGCAGCATAGCTCAGGAGGACGCAACGGCACAAGTTTCCATGGCTGCCTCCGTAACCTTTACATCAACGGCAAGCTCCAGGACCTGGGGGCCGGGCCGGGCTCTGGGACTGCAAAGAGCACCACCAGACAGTGGCTGGGCCACGGGGTGGAGCCAGGCTGCCAGCCCTGCCAGAGAGGCGCCTGCGTCCAGGGTGACTGCCACCCAACAGGGCATCGTGGGTTCACCTGCACCTGCCACCCGGGCTGGACGGGGGCTCTGTGTGACCAGCAAGTCAGTAACCCCTGCGATGGCAACAA GTGTATCCATGGTACCTGCCTTCCAATCAACTCCTACTCGTACTCTTGTCGCTGCCAGCCTGGTTTTGCTGGCGTACTCTGTGATGAGCAGGATCAGGATTCAGCCAACCCCTGCAGTCTGTCTCGCTGTAAACACGGAAAATGTAGAGTGTCAGGCCTGGGCAAGGCATACTGCGAGTGTAACAGTGGATATACAGGAGAGGCGTGCGACAGAG CATCTCCTGAGCCTCCTCTTAATCCCTCGCGGGGGATTACTCAG AGGTGGCCTGCCGAGGGGAACGGGTCCGAGATGTCTACCAAAGACAGCAAGGCTACGCGGCGTGCCAAACCCAGGAGAAGGTCTCCCGTCTAG
- the slit2 gene encoding slit homolog 2 protein isoform X1, translating to MMGTLSPVGPGRSPVTALGLLVAVLVLVLSSGAEGQPCPTQCSCTGTTVDCHGQGLRSVPRNIPRNAERLDLNANNLTKITKADFAGLRHLRVLQLMENKITTIERGAFQDLKELERLRLNRNNLAVFPELLFLGTTKLYRLDLSENQIQGVPRKAFRGAVEIKNLQLDYNHISCIEDGAFRALRDLEVLTLNNNNISRLSVASFNHMPKLRTFRLHSNNLQCDCHVAWLSEWLRQRPRLGLYTQCMAPPHLRGHNVAEVQKREFVCTGHQSSSSSSCSVLQCPESCTCSNNIVDCRGKGLTEIPTNLPETITEIRLEQNAIKVIPAGAFSPYKKLRRIDLSNNQISELASDAFQGLRSLNSLVLYGNKITEISKGLFEGLFSLQLLLLNANKIACLRVDAFQDLHNLNLLSLYDNKLQTIAKGTFSSLRAIQTLHLAQNPFICDCHLKWLADYLQDNPIETSGARCTSPRRLANKRIGQIKSKKFRCSAREQYFIPGTEDYRSKLGGDCFADLACPEKCRCEGTTVDCSNQKLTKIPDHIPQYTAELRLNNNEFTVLEATGIFKKLPQLRKINLSNNRITDIEEGTFEGASGVNELILTSNRLENIHHRMLKGLSGLRTLMLRSNRISCVSNSSFVGLSSVRLLSLYDNQITSMNPGAFDTLHSLSTLNLLANPFNCNCHLAWLGDWLRRKRIVTGNPRCQSPYFLKEIPIQDVAVQDFACEDGNDENSCSPVLRCPAECSCLDTVVRCSNKGLTTLPKGLPKETTELYLDGNHFTQVPVELSNYKHLTLIDLSNNQISTLSNHSLSNMSELLTLILSYNRLRCIPVRAFDGLKSLRLLSLHGNDISLIPEGAFKDLSSLSHLALGANPLYCDCHMQWLSDWVKSGYKEPGIARCTGPGDMTDKLLLTTPSKKFTCTGAVDINIQAKCEPCLSNPCKNDGTCSNDPVHYYRCTCPYGFKGQNCEEPIHACISNPCQNGGTCHLKEGEGGNFWCVCPEGFEGDACEINIDDCEDNDCENNSTCVDGINNYTCMCSPEYTGELCEEKLDFCAPELNPCQHDSKCILTPQGYKCECTPGYIGEHCELDFDDCEENKCQNGGQCIDAVNGYTCVCPEGYSGLFCEFSPPMVLPRTSPCDNHECLNGAQCVVMGSDPRCQCLHGYEGERCETLVSVNFVSRESYLQLPSNLLSQETNISLQIATDEDSGVLLYKGDDDHIAMELYRGRLRVSYDTGSYPPSAIYSVETVNDGSFHAVELVASDQTLSLSIDGGPPKSINSISKQSTLNIDSPLYLGGMPERASASGGLSSLQHSSGGRNGTSFHGCLRNLYINGKLQDLGAGPGSGTAKSTTRQWLGHGVEPGCQPCQRGACVQGDCHPTGHRGFTCTCHPGWTGALCDQQVSNPCDGNKCIHGTCLPINSYSYSCRCQPGFAGVLCDEQDQDSANPCSLSRCKHGKCRVSGLGKAYCECNSGYTGEACDREVACRGERVRDVYQRQQGYAACQTQEKVSRLECRGSCPGGADGQGSCCTPLRSKRRKYTFQCTDGSSFVQEVEKVVKCGCTKCSS from the exons TGATCTCAGCGAGAACCAGATTCAGGGAGTTCCGAGGAAAGCCTTCAGGGGAGCTGTGGAGATCAAGAACCT ccagtTGGACTACAACCACATCAGCTGTATTGAAGATGGAGCTTTCCGAGCGTTACGTGACCTGGAAGTGCT caccctcaacaacaacaacatcagccgACTGTCTGTGGCCAGTTTCAACCACATGCCGAAGCTCAGGACCTT TCGTCTGCACTCCAACAACCTGCAGTGTGATTGCCACGTGGCCTGGCTGTCAGAGTGGCTGCGACAGCGCCCCCGCCTGGGTCTTTACACCCAATGCATGGCCCCGCCGCACTTGAGGGGGCACAACGTAGCTGAGGTGCAGAAGAGGGAATTTGTCTGCACAG gTCACCAGTCGTCGTCATCTTCCTCCTGCAGTGTGTTACAGTGCCCGGAGTCCTGCACCTGCAGTAACAACATCGTAGACTGCAGAGGGAAGGGACTAACAGAAATACCCACCAACCTGCCAGAAACCATTACTGAGAT ACGACTGGAGCAGAACGCCATCAAGGTGATCCCAGCTGGAGCCTTTTCTCCATACAAGAAGCTGCGCAGGAT AGACTTGAGTAACAACCAGATATCAGAGCTAGCCTCGGACGCCTTCCAAGGTCTGCGCTCCCTCAACTCTCT GGTGCTATATGGGAACAAGATCACGGAGATTTCCAAAGGACTGTTTGAggggttgttttctctgcagctatt GTTGCTGAACGCTAATAAGATAGCGTGTCTTCGTGTAGACGCATTTCAGGACCTTCACAACCTCAATCTGCTCTCACTATATGACAACAAGCTCCAGACCATCGCCAAGGGGACCTTCTCATCACTAAGAGCCATACAGACACT tcaCTTAGCCCAAAACCCTTTTATCTGTGACTGCCATCTGAAGTGGCTGGCAGACTACCTGCAGGACAATCCTATTGAGACGAGCGGCGCCCGCTGCACCAGCCCTCGACGGCTCGCCAACAAACGAATCGGACAAATCAAGAGCAAGAAGTTCCGTTGCTCAG CTAGAGAACAGTATTTCATCCCAG GTACGGAGGATTACCGCAGTAAGCTAGGAGGGGACTGCTTCGCCGACTTGGCTTGCCCGGAGAAGTGCCGTTGTGAGGGCACCACAGTCGACTGCTCCAACCAGAAACTCACCAAAATACCAGATCACATCCCCCAGTACACAGCCGAACT GCGTCTGAACAACAATGAATTCACTGTGCTGGAGGCGACGGGGATCTTCAAAAAGTTGCCTCAGCTGAGGAAGAT TAACCTGAGCAATAACCGCATCACTGACATCGAGGAGGGGACCTTTGAAGGAGCCTCAGGGGTCAATGAGTTGATTCTGACCTCCAACAGACTGGAGAACATTCACCACCGCATGCTGAAGGGACTCAGTGGCCTCCGCACACT caTGCTAAGGAGTAACCGAATCAGCTGTGTGAGCAACAGCAGCTTCGTGGGGCTGAGCTCCGTGCGTCTCCTGTCGCTCTACGACAACCAGATCACCTCCATGAACCCCGGGGCATTCGACACGCTGCACTCCCTGTCCACGct CAACCTTCTGGCCAATCCCTTCAACTGCAACTGTCACCTGGCGTGGCTCGGTGATTGGCTGAGAAGGAAACGTATCGTCACTGGTAACCCTCGCTGCCAGAGTCCTTATTTCTTGAAGGAGATCCCCATCCAGGATGTAGCTGTCCAGGACTTTGCCTGTGAAGATG GTAACGACGAGAACAGCTGCTCACCAGTGCTGAGGTGTCCGGCTGAGTGCTCCTGTCTGGACACTGTAGTGCGCTGCAGCAACAAGGGCCTCACCACGCTGCCCAAAGGCCTGCCCAAAGAGACCACCGAGCT GTATCTGGATGGTAACCACTTCACTCAGGTTCCTGTGGAGCTCTCCAATTACAAACACTTAACTCTCAT TGATTTGAGTAACAACCAGATCAGCACGTTGTCCAACCACAGCCTCAGTAACATGTCCGAGCTGCTTACCCT AATCCTGAGCTACAACCGCCTGCGATGCATACCAGTGAGGGCGTTCGACGGGCTCAAATCTCTCCGTTTGCT GTCTCTCCATGGTAACGACATATCGCTGATACCAGAGGGAGCCTTCAAAGACCTGTCGTCGCTCTCCCACCT GGCTCTGGGTGCCAACCCTCTGTACTGTGACTGCCACATGCAGTGGCTGTCAGACTGGGTGAAGAGTGGCTACAAGGAGCCTGGCATCGCCCGCTGCACCGGGCCCGGAGACATGactgacaaactgctgctcacCACGCCTTCCAAGAAGTTCACCTGCACAG gtGCAGTTGATATCAATATCCAGGCTAAGTGTGAACCCTGCCTGTCCAACCCCTGCAAGAACGACGGTACCTGCTCCAATGACCCGGTGCACTACTACCGCTGTACCTGCCCCTATGGATTCAAG gGGCAGAACTGTGAGGAGCCCATTCATGCCTGCATCAGTAACCCCTGCCAGAACGGTGGCACTTGCCACCtgaaggaaggagaaggaggcaACTTTTG GTGTGTTTGTCCGGAGGGCTTTGAAGGCGACGCGTGTGAGATCAACATCGATGACTGTGAAGATAATGACTGCGAGAACAACTCCACGTGTGTTGATGGAATCAACAACTACACATGCATGTGTTCGCCTGAGTACACAG GGGAGCTATGTGAAGAGAAACTGGATTTCTGCGCTCCAGAGCTGAACCCATGTCAGCATGactcaaaatgcattttaactCCTCAAGGATACAA gtgtgAGTGCACTCCAGGGTACATTGGTGAGCACTGCGAGCTGGACTTTGACgactgtgaagaaaacaagtgtCAGAATGGAGGTCAGTGCATTGACGCCGTCAATGGATACACCTGCGTCTGTCCAGAGGGTTACAG cggGTTATTCTGCGAGTTCTCCCCTCCGATGGTCCTGCCTCGCACCAGCCCCTGTGACAACCACGAGTGCCTCAACGGGGCACAGTGTGTTGTAATGGGATCGGACCCCCGCTGCCAGTGTCTCCACGGCTACGAGGGCGAGCGCTGTGAGACGCTTGTCAGTGTCAACTTTGTCAGCCGCGAATCGTACCTTCAACTTCCCTCCAACCTCCTCTCACAGGAGACCAACATCAGCCTACAG ATTGCCACAGATGAGGACAGTGGCGTGTTGTTGTATAAAGGAGACGATGATCACATTGCCATGGAGCTGTACAGGGGGCGCCTCAGGGTCAGCTACGATACGGGATCTTACCCTCCGTCTGCTATATACAG TGTGGAGACAGTGAACGATGGCAGCTTCCACGCTGTGGAGTTGGTGGCGTCAGACCAGACTTTATCTCTGTCAATCGACGGCGGGCCGCCAAAATCTATCAACTCCATCAGCAAGCAGTCCACGCTAAACATAGATTCACCACTTTACCTGGGAG GTATGCCTGAACGCGCCTCAGCCTCGGGGGGTCTCTCATCCCTGCAGCATAGCTCAGGAGGACGCAACGGCACAAGTTTCCATGGCTGCCTCCGTAACCTTTACATCAACGGCAAGCTCCAGGACCTGGGGGCCGGGCCGGGCTCTGGGACTGCAAAGAGCACCACCAGACAGTGGCTGGGCCACGGGGTGGAGCCAGGCTGCCAGCCCTGCCAGAGAGGCGCCTGCGTCCAGGGTGACTGCCACCCAACAGGGCATCGTGGGTTCACCTGCACCTGCCACCCGGGCTGGACGGGGGCTCTGTGTGACCAGCAAGTCAGTAACCCCTGCGATGGCAACAA GTGTATCCATGGTACCTGCCTTCCAATCAACTCCTACTCGTACTCTTGTCGCTGCCAGCCTGGTTTTGCTGGCGTACTCTGTGATGAGCAGGATCAGGATTCAGCCAACCCCTGCAGTCTGTCTCGCTGTAAACACGGAAAATGTAGAGTGTCAGGCCTGGGCAAGGCATACTGCGAGTGTAACAGTGGATATACAGGAGAGGCGTGCGACAGAG AGGTGGCCTGCCGAGGGGAACGGGTCCGAGATGTCTACCAAAGACAGCAAGGCTACGCGGCGTGCCAAACCCAGGAGAAGGTCTCCCGTCTAGAGTGTCGGGGCAGCTGCCCGGGGGGAGCAGATGGACAGGGCTCCTGCTGCACCCCCCTTCGCAGCAAACGTAGGAAATACACCTTCCAGTGCACTGACGGCTCCTCTTTTGTCCAGGAAGTGGAGAAGGTGGTCAAGTGTGGCTGTACAAAGTGTTCctcataa